The stretch of DNA ACATATGAGCCATTACCTCCCATATCTATTCAtatgaaatatacatataaagttttttaaaggATGAATTAAAAAGTTCAAAAGCCAGTTAGTTTAATTTCAATGCCGCTGATGATAGTAAAACAACTGAATATGCAATACTCACGTAGCATTATTCTAGAAAAGCCGAGAGAATTTCCAATTTTTTGGAGTTTTTGAAAGCTATAACGCAATTCTCAAGCCATTGCTTGCTCTGCAGGCCATGTTCCATTATCTTTGTAGCAGTTTGTTGTTAGCTTAAATATAGATCACGTATAGCCATGTTATTTACTACTAAGGATGGGTCATGACCTGGGAAATATGAGGAATGGCTTCTGTTTGACCTCTACTTTGTCTCTAAATACTGatgagaaaaaaattataaaattttgtttgagaTTATTATCAATTTGAAGCAAATGCGTAACTAGAGATTAAAAACACAATAAATACCATAAATAAAACTCAGTTAGCTGGTTGACTGTCAGTGCACAGATTGATACGCAGAAATTTATTGGATCAATTGAACAATTTAAAATCAGATGTCTTTCCGATCACCAACATTAGCCTTTCTGTCAAATAAGTGCTAGTGTTCACAAAAAAAGTTCTCCATGTTGTTCTACTGTAATACATTATATTCATGGCAGCTTTAAACAAATATGCTGTAGCATTTACCTAGTCTGTAAAAACTCGTATTATTTACCCAGAAAAAGGATTAGTTGATAACAAACAAAGATAACAAAAGCAGAAGTTCCTACAAAAAGCTAATATAGAAAATATTATCGCTCAGACAATTGTAGGGCTGGAAAACAGCTTCTACATCTTTATTTATCTGAGATAAATGTCTGGCAAGTGAATTAAAATATGGTATGTCAAGTTCACTGTATATAAACAGCGAAACAAGCATGAGTTACTGCACATCCTTCACAGATCAAACCTATCACACGCACGCAACATGGGTGAGTAGCGTGTAAAACTTttcttaataatattatatatattatatatatatgtatatatatatatacacatatatatatatatatatatatatatatatatatatatatatatatatatatatatatatatatatatatatatatatatatagccaagCGTGGTCAAACCTGTACATATGTAACTTCatgaacaaaagtaaaaataaatgtaaaaaatgaaaaagtacaTAAAAATGAAGTTTAGGTTAGGTCAAACTTTACTTGATTCAAATTAGAATACGCTACGATGTTTATCGCTACCACCTTCATGTTCAATTCTATGTTTTTGTCAAACCTACACATCCACTTGTATGTCTCTAAGCTAAAgtagaaatataaaatattgttgtaTTAAATATTACTTCATGAATTTAAATTTTACACATTCAGTTTTACGTATTTAGTTccataaattaattttttaataatgcatttgtttccATGCCAAGCAATTATCTACAGAATACCCCATAATGTCATTAGAATATTTTAAGGTTTTTTGCTGTAGATCGAATgagaaaaaattcaatgtattaTATGAATATTTCCTAAAACATGGGAGCATTTTATGAGGTTTCTGCAGCAATATGAGTTTGCATTTACAACTTTCTCTTTATTATGATCGATCTCACAGgctttatagaccatgattgtggtaaatttacaacaagttgacaGAGAGCGCACACCTTCGACACTCATTCACAGTGATTGGCTTATTTTTTCCAAACATCAATGTCTACTCTGCAaggtaaaactaataacaaatattttatacatttacaagaaagcaaaacaaaataattcgCAAAGTTTGGTACTACCAGTTTGTCGTCTAGCTGTATCCAGGAGTCAAGATTAAGATAACAGAGAACTTTCTACAATACTCCAACTCCCGGCATCGCATTGGCGTGCGACCTGCACCCACCGACCACCTTTgcatttatgaacaattgcagctaacctattttttgttttgtcgacacatctgacaatctaagatgatgaactagaatgttgcgaagttgtatatataataaatataatgctaCATGCGTGTCGTTTTTCTTCCAATTAATGTTCAAATCAAGTTTGAGAATTTGATAGAACTGACACtaagttatatggaattttttacctCGTAGGAAGCACAACTTTCACATAAACTGTTTACGCTGTTTGGAACTCATGCTATAAGAGCAACTACTGCATCTTAAAAGACATGATCCACAAAGGGCATTCTTATTTGACATAATTACCATTTTTGTTTTAACTATATCTGAAGatattttaaattgttattgGTTATCGTGCGAGTGAAAGAAACATATACGCACTAGTGGTCCAAAAAGTTATGCGTATTTGAACGCTTATATCGTCATGCTTATAATTTAAGATTTGTATATTATACATCGTCTCAACTCCTTCGCTATGAAAAGCTTTTATAACGCCTTGCTCGTATCATTCATTCTGCCGCAAAGCCTCTACAACTGCGATTTGCAGGTAAGAGATTTGACGGTTTTTTGTcctttttttaccattttagaTTTAAGACATTGGTTTATCACGCTACTAAAAAAAACCGGTTAGCTCTCTGTTGTGTTGCttgcccgctcgacgggggaacaactccgcaaaaacaacagtttgtcaagacaggctagctcTCCTCTTACTTAGAAATCATAGTGCAAAATCgtggtttttaatttttcttatcGTTGGTTTAGAATGGATAGAAAGAGCAATGTAAACAGTAGCAGaaacatattttagtaaaatttttcaatattggccttaaaatatttctgaggactgtatttttatattagagTCATTGGGCCTGCGTTTtgatcaaacagaaaaaacgaTAGGATTTTTCTTTTGCAGTAGGTTTCCCTAAACTtccaaaaaatattaacaataactTTTCTATGCCAAATTTTTTGATTCTtgtgcaaaatatgttgtagttctaaaataaattaagaaaaaccTCTAGGATAGAAACTAGCTTtaacagaaaaattaaaaaaagtttcgGTATACTTAATTGCAGCTAATTGagcaaaatatttcatagtGAAATAGTTAGTATTTGCTACACAGACAGTCAAGGAGTTTAGCTAATGTGTTTAGTTTGTGCGGGTTGTTTATGGTTATTTTGATAGAGTGATGTGAGTAGAAATTTTGGTGAGAATCGATAAAGAATTAGTTTTAACTCTTTGGGAGAATTGATGTGAACCATCACGTTGAAGTGATGGTTCACATCTTCACATCACTGTGAACCATCACATGGTTCACAGTGATGGTTCATGGTTCACCTAGAAACTAATCACAGTGTGGAAAGCGCCTTTGCTGAGTGCAAAGATATTGCTGGCGTGAgcctaaacacacttgggcAATTTACCAGCAATCAGTACTGTAATGCGGGCACACGCCAATAGAATTCTGTACAACCAATTTCTCCGGAGTTGGTAATAAATGTGAGTAAATATGGCGCCTCCAAGACGACGGTGTCAATGGCTTATGCCAGTGCTGCCCAACGTCCGGCCCGCGGGCCGGATCCGGCCCATGAAGCCTTAGAATCCGGCCCGTGCGTCAGTCTTTAACTTATTCCTGTTATTAACGCAGAAGCTTACAACTGTTATTTTTCTTCGAAGATGATTGGCTACTAATCAATAGTTTTCAGTTTGAAGAATTCAGTAGCGTTAGGTCAAAAATTAGTGTCTTTGCTGACAttgaaaaattgataaaaagtgAAGTATCACAGCGTGTACGATTGATTGATTCGATCGTCGAATCAAAAGCCTCAGGGCGCTCACCTCAGCTGGTTGAAGAAGGACTGCTGGGAAATTACCATAGATATTTCAATAGAAAACGCTGAACTTTTTACCGCTTATTGAAATATCTATGGTATTTTCCACCGAGGCGCGCACGCCTTATTGACTTTCCGCATCAATAAAACTGGCTTTTGAGGTGATTCAATTTCAAATATACTCCAGCACAACCTTTGATAAGGAAGCCTTCTTATACCGATGAGCAAATTACAGTAGTTTCTTTTTCacaataaatttcaaattttgttcaTCCATGGCGTCGGCTAGAAAAATCAGAAAAGTAGACAAGGAGAATCGCAGGTTTAACGAAGCATGGACAAATTTGTATTTCTTTGTGGAATCAAATGCAaaatgtctttgtctgatctgTGGTGAAACAGTCGCAGTTCTAAAAGCTGAAAATGTGAAACGGCATTACACATTAAAGCACGCTTCGACCCATAATCGTTATGAAGGAGATCAACGCAAGGAGAAAGCACTTTTACTTCAAAAGAATTTAGTCTCACAACAGAACATTTTTCGGAAAGTAGATGATGAATCGAAAAAGTACGCCAAAGTGAGTTTCGTCATTGCTGAAAAGATTGCACGCAACATGAAACCTTTTTCGGAAGGAGATTTTGTCAAAGAATGTATCACCTCGGCGATTGAAATTCTGTGCCCAGAGAAAGAGAAAGCTATAAAATGTGTTAGCTTGTCGCGTAATACAATAACCCGAAGGATTGAAGAACTGGCCAAAAATACGAAAATGCAGTTGAACGAACTTTGTAAAAACTTCGAAACTTACAGCATTGCCATCGACGAATCTACTGACATTACTGATACACCACAACTGGCGATTTTCGTGAGAGGTGTTGATTCAACTTTTAATATCACTGAAGAATTACTTGCTCTATGCCCCATGAAAGGAAATTGCACGGGTGCTGCTGTTTTCAAAGAAATCGACACTGCACTCGAAAAGGCGGGACTGACTTATGATCGTCTGGTGGGAATTGCTACCGATGGTGCACCGGCCATGATCGGCAAGGAGCAAGGCTTGCGTGGTTTCATCCAAAGAAAACTGGAATCCCTGAATGTGAGTAAAGACCAAATATTGTGGTACCATTGCATTATACATCAGGAATCACTTTGCTCCAAAATCTTTAAGTTTGATCACGTCATGGATAATGTCGTGAAAGCTGTCAACTTCATTAGGAGTCGTGCATTGAATCATCGACAGTTTCGAAATTTTCTCGATGAGATAAACGCCGAATTTTCTGGCATTCCTTACTTTACCGAGATCAGGTGGCTCAGCCGTGGACGTACTTTGAAACGCTTTTACGATATTCGAGAACATGTGGCAGCATTTCTTGAAGCAAAAGGAAATTTATGCATCAATTTTGATGACGACAAATGGATGAATGATTTTTCTTTTCTGGTGGACATTACAGACAAACTGAATGAGTTGAATGTGCGGTTACAAGGAAAAGAAAAACTCATCCATAATTTGTTTGGGGAGGTGACAGCTTTCCAAAAGAAACTGGATTTGTGGATTGCTCAAATTGCTGACAGCAATTATGCCCACTTTCCTTGCCTTCAGAAACAGTCGCACATTTCAACCATGAACCGGGAATTCTTTGTGAGTGAGTTAAAACGGATGCAGGAAGAATTTGCCAGGAGATTTAAGGATTTCCGTGCTTGTGAAGACcagctgaaatttttttcaatgccTTTTGACGTGGATCCTGCTGATGCCCCCGTTGAGCTTCAAATGGAATTGAATGAATTACAAAGTGATTTTGATGTCAAGAGTCAATTTTTAAATAGGAATCTGATGGACTTCTACAAATACGGTCTGCCTCACACTCAATTTCCAAATCTTACATGCTACGCAAAACGCTTTCTCGTTTTGTTCGGTTCGACATGGATGTGTGAATATCTCTTCAGTCGCATGCAATTAATAAAATCGAACAAAAGAAATTCTTTGAGTGACGCTCACCTCGAAGATGAACTCCGACTGGCCTTAACAAATATTCCGGCAGACATCGAAAAGCTTCTTGATGACTCGAAACAATTTCAAGTTTCTCACTGATATTTTCGTTCATTACCGGTTTACatctaaaatgaaattgttttattattgaaatacaaagccatttgaacaatgttttttttaatcttgataaattgttgaatttattttatagaatttaaggCACTAAATCAAAATTTCTAATGATCATTTCGTATTCATGTAATATCTGGAGACTATAATCTTTTGATAGCAataaaagtaatagaaatacatgtagtatcatATGTAGGACCCCCTATGTTTAAATTGAGTTAtgaattataattgtataaagggtaatttctataaataaaaaatacaatcaatATTTACAGTTCTGAATACTTTTCCAAACCATTTCAAATAGTTCTATTAAAGAATGTAAGACTAGAAATGTGAGTCCGGCCCACTGGcgtcattttttttaaaatccGGCCCATGTTCGGAAAAGGTTGGGCAGCACTGGCTTATGCTATCTCACTTTCACCAATTGTGTGCTACAAGAAGAAACAAGAAAAAGTGATTCTAGGTTCCAACTCCTAACCGTTCTAAATCATTGAAAGGTGGCTACAGCAGCGTTTTAAATGTGTATCAACAGACCAACTCTCACAATCATTTAAGGTGTCACACCTTAATGTTTTAACCACATATTGGAGTTCATCAAAGTATATATAACTAAATTGGGCACACGTTTAAGAGAAGCAATATCACCAGAACTTCGACTCCCTGTTACTTTACTCTACATAGCCATCAAAGACAGCATGAAGTTAATAGCCATGCTCTTTAAAATAAGGGTGTCTACAGCTAGAGACATTATCTACGACACCCGTGATGCTAGATGGAATCACATGTGCTACTTATGTGGCGACTACATCTACTGAGGATGTGGGGGTTGATAATGCCATCGGGTAAGATATTATAAATAGTTGTTTAGTTTCTCTCAGTTGAATAAACAAACATAGTGAAACATGAAATTTTATCTCAAAAAACtcaaatattttagttattcGCATTAACTTATGCACCATGTAACGTGATGTTCCAAAAATGTATTGACAGTAGATTCTATTCATTTTACAGATTTGAGCAAACATAGAATTTTCTCAATTGCGTGGTAAGTGCAAATAAAAAAGATTGACAAATTCAAGCACCACGTAACAGGGGCTTACTGTATTTCAACAGCAAGAAAATTTTTAGGTAACAAAATGTTTGAAACCCATTCCTTATaggattatttttatattatcattCTATTCTTCCCTCTTCTTAACCTTTTTTCAATACCTTTCTTTTTTAGAGTTGCAGTTTTCTTAATTAGTGGTGAGCAGGCCTGTGacaaatgttacaaaatataaccATGTTGTCATCTAAACCAAGTGTTGGGTCTTGGCAATCCGCTGGTAAACTAGCACATTACTTGTCACATGGGAAATATATTCTTAATT from Watersipora subatra chromosome 2, tzWatSuba1.1, whole genome shotgun sequence encodes:
- the LOC137388358 gene encoding general transcription factor II-I repeat domain-containing protein 2-like; amino-acid sequence: MASARKIRKVDKENRRFNEAWTNLYFFVESNAKCLCLICGETVAVLKAENVKRHYTLKHASTHNRYEGDQRKEKALLLQKNLVSQQNIFRKVDDESKKYAKVSFVIAEKIARNMKPFSEGDFVKECITSAIEILCPEKEKAIKCVSLSRNTITRRIEELAKNTKMQLNELCKNFETYSIAIDESTDITDTPQLAIFVRGVDSTFNITEELLALCPMKGNCTGAAVFKEIDTALEKAGLTYDRLVGIATDGAPAMIGKEQGLRGFIQRKLESLNVSKDQILWYHCIIHQESLCSKIFKFDHVMDNVVKAVNFIRSRALNHRQFRNFLDEINAEFSGIPYFTEIRWLSRGRTLKRFYDIREHVAAFLEAKGNLCINFDDDKWMNDFSFLVDITDKLNELNVRLQGKEKLIHNLFGEVTAFQKKLDLWIAQIADSNYAHFPCLQKQSHISTMNREFFVSELKRMQEEFARRFKDFRACEDQLKFFSMPFDVDPADAPVELQMELNELQSDFDVKSQFLNRNLMDFYKYGLPHTQFPNLTCYAKRFLVLFGSTWMCEYLFSRMQLIKSNKRNSLSDAHLEDELRLALTNIPADIEKLLDDSKQFQVSH